One Plasmodium cynomolgi strain B DNA, chromosome 2, whole genome shotgun sequence genomic window carries:
- a CDS encoding hypothetical protein (putative), with amino-acid sequence MAFYQSEKKNRQSSSAQNIEEGTQNLGNPKARRSQGGEEEGPSEVSNSSGNTCSVPPHEKLSDKVGDTLGGTLGGTLGGALGGTLGDRRVDKPLNLSGHKPGEKALSQLLVNPPVQPLAQLPAQPPTHPTMNCYQSDAKKNNYLMRQAVFFTPKKNCVNASNEKKEIGNKIGQNGNDENALNNTLHNYGAWVGGSDQRKMESFNGTIWKGKDTLLSYNSDKHGVNHSSVNLSTAPVSFSHSFGTAENAVAGGEYSLAGGHYAACAGQYGSGVGEYTVGGTEYGGGGAGEYPICSANNCCSVSSSLTLQGNNFNTPSIGNMNFLQNGSTLS; translated from the exons ATGGCATTTTACCagtcggaaaaaaaaaacaggcaaAGCAGTTCAGCCCAAAATATTGAGGAAGGAACCCAAAACTTAGGCAACCCCAAAGCGCGCAGATCACAAGGCGGAGAGGAA GAAGGCCCAAGTGAAGTATCAAACTCGTCTGGCAACACGTGTAGTGTCCCCCCTCATGAAAAGTTAAGCGACAAGGTGGGAGACACACTGGGAGGCACACTGGGAGGCACTCTGGGAGGCGCACTGGGAGGCACTCTGGGAGACAGACGAGTCGACAAACCGCTCAACCTGTCGGGTCATAAACCAGGAGAAAAGGCGCTTTCTCAGCTGCTAGTTAATCCACCCGTCCAACCGCTAGCCCAACTGCCAGCCCAACCACCAACCCACCCAACCATGAACTGCTACCAGAGCgatgccaaaaaaaacaactacCTCATGAGGCAGGCTGTATTTTTCACGCCCAAAAAAAACTGCGTAAACGCaagtaatgaaaaaaaggaaattggGAATAAAATTGGCCAAAATGGGAATGACGAGAATGCCTTGAATAACACATTGCACAACTATGGTGCTTGGGTGGGAGGGTCTGATCAGAGGAAAATGGAGAGTTTTAATGGGACCATTTGGAAGGGCAAAGATACTTTGTTGTCTTACAATAGTGACAAACATGGCGTAAACCATAGCAGCGTAAATTTGAGCACCGCGCCTGTGTCCTTCTCGCATAGCTTTGGAACGGCGGAGAATGCCGTCGCGGGGGGAGAGTACTCCCTTGCAGGGGGACACTACGCGGCGTGTGCAGGACAATACGGCAGCGGCGTGGGGGAGTACACTGTTGGGGGCACGGAGTACGGGGGAGGAGGCGCGGGGGAGTACCCCATCTGCAGTGCGAACAACTGCTGCAGCGTGAGTAGTAGCCTGACCCTGCAGGGGAACAACTTCAACACGCCCAGCATAGGCAACATGAACTTTCTCCAAAACGGAAGCACCCTGAGC